One Succinivibrio dextrinosolvens DNA window includes the following coding sequences:
- a CDS encoding SEL1-like repeat protein, producing MSEFTEKLIASIVKENNQGYLILKNSWSLFDSNIGVGGNTHSFNITIRPENGQDIIAEESIKPEDISFSSPDKGYKIRLSTQSFNSVSSQVNRYSGKFETLVKEYTTADNKVVGPTHEFFTLPEGDISLILDSQEPQDQYVDSPVQSSLNSTASASTENLFSGINKDTNVQQNAQVSSSPKKKAFLIPLIAAIAALLILLAAFLVWKGFFSGDDAVATQNPAVTEAQSSEEPKNEPALEDESKKADDENKKAADDGKSLESANTDENNQNAPAEAVNQEPQSPAENQAAAQPSAETPAVSANSTASSGSPSACTLSSEKDEVIISSCLSTNPKIEVISTLSEQSLNNDRCDLGKRLLSSYGRKDSSAAYMFAKYFDPNSTAQSKCIKKDKTQALYWYQKASDLGMNEANEAIGKLKE from the coding sequence ATGTCTGAATTTACAGAAAAACTAATCGCTTCCATTGTTAAGGAAAACAATCAGGGGTACCTGATTTTAAAGAACAGCTGGTCTCTGTTTGACTCTAATATTGGTGTTGGTGGGAATACTCACAGCTTCAATATAACAATCAGACCTGAGAATGGTCAGGATATTATTGCAGAAGAGAGTATAAAGCCTGAGGACATATCCTTCTCTTCTCCAGACAAAGGCTATAAAATCAGGCTGAGCACCCAGTCATTTAACAGTGTCTCATCGCAGGTTAACCGTTACAGTGGTAAATTTGAAACTTTAGTAAAGGAATATACCACAGCAGACAACAAGGTAGTTGGACCTACTCATGAGTTTTTCACCTTACCTGAAGGAGATATCTCTCTGATCCTTGATTCTCAGGAACCTCAGGATCAGTACGTTGACTCTCCTGTTCAATCTTCCCTTAATTCTACAGCTTCAGCCTCAACTGAAAACTTATTCTCTGGGATAAATAAGGATACTAATGTTCAGCAGAATGCTCAGGTTTCATCTTCACCAAAAAAGAAGGCGTTCCTGATCCCTCTGATTGCAGCCATCGCAGCTTTGCTTATACTGCTTGCTGCCTTCCTCGTCTGGAAGGGCTTTTTCAGCGGTGATGATGCTGTTGCTACACAGAATCCTGCTGTAACAGAGGCTCAGAGTAGCGAGGAGCCAAAGAATGAACCTGCTTTGGAAGATGAGAGTAAGAAAGCAGACGATGAAAACAAGAAGGCAGCGGATGATGGCAAGAGTTTAGAGAGTGCCAACACAGATGAGAATAATCAGAATGCACCTGCAGAAGCTGTCAACCAGGAACCTCAGTCTCCTGCTGAAAATCAGGCGGCAGCACAGCCATCTGCTGAAACTCCTGCTGTTTCTGCAAACAGTACAGCTTCATCTGGCTCTCCTTCAGCCTGCACTTTAAGTTCAGAAAAGGATGAAGTGATTATCAGCAGCTGTCTGAGCACAAATCCTAAAATTGAGGTTATTTCAACCCTGTCAGAACAGTCATTAAATAACGATCGCTGTGATTTAGGCAAACGTCTTCTATCAAGTTACGGTCGAAAAGATTCTTCTGCTGCCTATATGTTTGCTAAGTATTTTGATCCAAATTCTACTGCACAAAGCAAGTGTATAAAGAAAGATAAGACTCAGGCTCTTTACTGGTATCAGAAAGCGTCTGATCTTGGTATGAATGAGGCTAACGAGGCCATAGGTAAGCTTAAGGAGTAA
- a CDS encoding vWA domain-containing protein — MKLRYITLSAVLMSALSCNTYADTPLLMDGKKSIYQRVLTTPACVLKKNAADSSGDKVAAFSRFYIYKDEGNSYLVGTDVSGKTSGYLDKSCVVDWKMQTALMFTNPASRNRALIFKTKDELQKLVDDSDPKSKVSPMMDKLSKNEQIPGVISVEPETYIDYKKQFYLLPILDFEETMFDDGNYLRELKIASVTKKENKSNGKTDLQNELKTFKAAVVFVIDSSISMQPYIDRTKETIRTIAKHIKDQKLSDSVHFGLISFRSSTKAVPGLEYVSKVFVKPGEATDEEQFKKKLETLNQAKVSSKYFDEDSFAGINSALEKIDWSDYGGRYVVLITDAGGISGSDKLSSTGLDSKELRAEAKHKGVAIYAMHLLTDSGKRNSNHDRAKNQYQDLTFNETIQKSLYYPVNAGDVSSFGNKIDELSKSITNQVKLASQGKDALGTAPDPKDDSSMASDTAALGYAMQLAYLGEKLGTSAPDFLSGWISDRDLVAHDKVTSTPVVLLTKDELSSLKDITKKILDSANEGILKPEDMFSQLRSVAVSMGRDPGSLGNADSLKLGELGLLGEYLEDLPYKSRIQELDEQTWANMGPDEQNQTISDLETKLNYYQQCNDDAARWIKLNPAEDASMAVYPIPLEVLP, encoded by the coding sequence ATGAAACTCAGATACATAACTTTAAGTGCAGTGCTTATGTCAGCTCTGTCCTGCAATACCTATGCTGATACTCCTCTTTTAATGGATGGAAAAAAATCCATTTATCAGAGAGTTCTGACAACACCTGCCTGTGTTTTAAAGAAAAACGCCGCAGATTCATCTGGTGATAAGGTAGCAGCGTTTTCTCGTTTCTATATTTATAAGGATGAGGGAAACTCTTATCTTGTTGGAACAGATGTTTCTGGTAAGACTTCTGGTTATCTTGATAAGAGCTGTGTCGTTGACTGGAAAATGCAGACTGCTCTGATGTTTACTAATCCGGCTTCAAGAAACAGAGCTCTGATTTTCAAGACCAAGGATGAGCTACAGAAACTTGTGGATGACTCAGACCCTAAGAGCAAGGTTTCTCCTATGATGGACAAGCTCTCAAAGAATGAACAGATTCCTGGTGTTATTTCTGTAGAGCCTGAAACCTATATCGACTACAAAAAGCAGTTCTATCTGCTGCCTATTCTTGATTTTGAAGAGACTATGTTTGATGACGGTAATTATCTTCGTGAGCTTAAGATTGCCTCAGTCACTAAGAAAGAGAACAAGTCTAATGGAAAGACAGACCTTCAGAATGAACTTAAAACCTTTAAGGCTGCAGTTGTATTTGTAATCGATTCAAGTATTTCAATGCAGCCTTATATTGACAGAACTAAGGAAACCATAAGAACAATCGCTAAGCATATTAAGGATCAGAAACTTTCAGACAGTGTTCACTTTGGTCTGATCTCTTTCAGATCAAGCACCAAGGCTGTTCCTGGTCTTGAGTATGTATCAAAGGTTTTCGTAAAGCCAGGTGAGGCTACAGACGAAGAACAGTTCAAGAAAAAACTTGAGACTCTTAATCAGGCTAAGGTTTCAAGCAAGTATTTTGATGAAGATTCCTTTGCAGGTATTAACTCTGCTTTAGAAAAAATAGACTGGTCAGATTATGGCGGAAGATATGTGGTTCTGATCACCGATGCTGGTGGTATCAGTGGTTCAGACAAGCTTTCATCAACAGGTCTTGATTCAAAAGAACTTCGTGCAGAAGCTAAGCATAAGGGCGTAGCAATTTATGCAATGCATCTTCTGACTGACTCTGGTAAGAGAAATTCAAATCATGACAGAGCAAAAAATCAGTATCAGGATCTGACCTTTAACGAGACAATTCAGAAGTCACTGTACTATCCTGTAAATGCAGGTGATGTATCCAGCTTCGGTAATAAGATTGACGAACTCTCAAAGAGCATTACCAATCAGGTCAAACTGGCTTCTCAGGGAAAGGATGCTTTAGGAACAGCACCTGATCCAAAAGATGATTCTTCTATGGCCTCAGATACCGCAGCTCTTGGTTATGCAATGCAACTTGCATATTTAGGCGAGAAGCTGGGGACCAGTGCTCCTGATTTCTTATCAGGCTGGATATCTGATCGTGATCTGGTTGCTCATGATAAAGTTACAAGCACACCGGTTGTTCTTTTAACCAAGGATGAACTGTCATCTCTTAAAGATATAACCAAAAAGATTCTTGACTCAGCTAATGAAGGTATACTGAAACCAGAGGATATGTTCAGTCAGCTAAGATCTGTTGCCGTAAGTATGGGCCGTGATCCTGGTTCTTTAGGTAATGCTGATTCGTTAAAACTTGGAGAACTTGGCCTTCTAGGCGAGTACCTTGAAGATTTGCCATACAAGAGCCGTATTCAGGAACTTGATGAACAGACATGGGCAAATATGGGGCCAGATGAGCAGAATCAGACTATAAGTGATCTTGAGACAAAGCTTAACTATTATCAGCAGTGTAATGATGATGCTGCAAGATGGATTAAGTTAAACCCTGCAGAAGATGCTTCTATGGCTGTATATCCAATACCTCTAGAGGTTCTTCCATAA
- a CDS encoding vWA domain-containing protein, protein MLRIYRCKRQEVSPQVLAYAPHAAQWDREIELQLGQEYSAILAQPVVDGEYVNFLTPKSGEQIEVDSSNKNQFAKASELLEKRKQHVYNFLISDKPLINSELSSSRADYAYAVAHAEKFFVLQNEIPVAVGALLNAKPVWLNPIPAAVAAIPPKKGCLLPFLLLLLFLLLLLGLLWWFFLRPWPMEGTLKERFNDLFGNNTEQIVEPALPQEEVKEEPVVQPEPKEDEEKKALEEKLKEEEAKRLALEEELKAKKEAEEKAEQERLAAEALKKKQEEEAAQLAAKKKAEAEAKKKAEEAKKQANAKKVPKCKTLKEQGKMPQMAIAFDGSESMQMRYGYTTRLKAAKSAAKDLIGSVDKNVSIGLVEINGCPAAKNRGFFAPARRSALLGSIDSINPYAYDGKTPLVNGLNELSKMLDGKNSDAVGILISDGEDTCPFTSKMNVCTVAQRIHERQPKLKIHTILIGDSIDSAACIARNTGGQVFKPKDAKQIESFLKQAGASLKKVCED, encoded by the coding sequence ATGCTAAGAATATACAGATGCAAAAGACAGGAAGTCTCTCCTCAGGTATTAGCTTACGCTCCTCATGCTGCCCAATGGGACAGGGAAATTGAACTGCAGCTTGGTCAGGAATATTCCGCAATACTGGCCCAGCCGGTTGTTGACGGTGAATATGTAAATTTTCTTACACCTAAAAGTGGTGAACAGATTGAGGTTGACTCTTCTAACAAGAATCAGTTTGCAAAGGCATCTGAGCTTTTAGAGAAACGTAAACAGCACGTTTATAATTTTTTAATCTCAGATAAGCCTTTAATAAACTCTGAGCTATCATCATCGCGTGCTGATTATGCCTATGCAGTAGCTCATGCTGAAAAGTTTTTTGTTCTGCAGAATGAAATTCCAGTAGCAGTCGGAGCACTGCTGAACGCTAAGCCTGTATGGCTTAATCCTATACCAGCAGCGGTAGCTGCTATTCCTCCAAAGAAAGGCTGTCTCCTGCCTTTTTTACTGCTACTTCTGTTTTTGTTGCTGCTTTTAGGTCTGTTATGGTGGTTCTTCCTAAGACCATGGCCTATGGAGGGAACTCTAAAGGAACGCTTTAATGATCTCTTTGGTAATAACACGGAACAGATCGTTGAACCTGCACTCCCACAGGAAGAAGTTAAAGAGGAACCGGTAGTTCAGCCAGAGCCTAAAGAGGATGAAGAGAAGAAGGCCTTAGAGGAAAAACTCAAAGAGGAAGAGGCAAAACGTTTGGCTCTTGAAGAGGAGCTGAAGGCTAAGAAGGAGGCTGAGGAAAAAGCTGAACAGGAGAGACTCGCAGCTGAGGCATTAAAGAAGAAGCAGGAAGAGGAAGCTGCACAGCTGGCTGCAAAGAAGAAGGCCGAAGCTGAAGCAAAGAAAAAGGCTGAGGAAGCAAAAAAGCAGGCTAATGCCAAGAAGGTTCCAAAATGCAAGACATTAAAAGAGCAGGGGAAGATGCCTCAGATGGCAATAGCTTTTGACGGTTCTGAATCCATGCAGATGCGATATGGCTATACAACCAGATTAAAGGCTGCCAAGAGTGCAGCTAAAGATCTGATAGGTAGTGTTGATAAGAATGTAAGTATCGGTCTTGTGGAAATCAACGGCTGTCCGGCTGCAAAGAACAGAGGTTTCTTTGCTCCTGCTAGACGTTCTGCTCTGTTAGGCTCCATTGATAGCATCAATCCTTATGCATACGACGGAAAAACACCGCTTGTAAATGGTCTGAATGAGCTTTCTAAAATGCTTGACGGAAAGAATTCTGATGCAGTAGGAATTCTGATTTCAGATGGTGAAGATACATGTCCGTTTACTTCAAAGATGAATGTCTGCACCGTTGCCCAGAGGATTCATGAAAGACAGCCTAAGCTTAAGATTCATACTATTCTGATTGGTGATTCCATTGATTCTGCCGCATGTATTGCAAGAAATACTGGAGGTCAGGTATTCAAGCCAAAGGATGCTAAACAAATTGAGTCATTCTTAAAACAGGCTGGCGCTTCATTGAAAAAAGTCTGTGAAGATTAG
- a CDS encoding SUMF1/EgtB/PvdO family nonheme iron enzyme, with protein sequence MFKHIGKVAAAVSIVLGSNAYCSDDAVKIFNPNPQKDDVVIPMPCDRVMVFKKVYTSNDPKKIKDKNYNAGSAQNKSPMAQNPNLRYVQGSLHDSKGYYFLMAKYELMAGQYDALVNSDKCDSLKLNKLSRLPAVKLSYFDAMNAAHSYSLFLQQAKGSFKSEDNTVAYARLASDDEWEFAARGGNAVTQSQFEANLPPMENDDISLYAWFDGPQSANGKLQLAGLKKPNPLGLYDMLGNAQEMILEPFKAVRTGRLLGLSGGVCVRGGSYLTPKDSLASSFRTEKPLYVNGADVVSSDTSTRFVLSVPVAQSTDEVKKLNSDVESLGDHDSQEESDNVLASAKKRIEQYEAENKKVQDAFKKETDSLKEQNSSLNALNSDLEKKSDKLQKLNESLMSLNDSLNTSNSKLLAELKDLKDKITTANAQAESMKEVAVTANLRLGGFLCKTVNDGANTLGYYRNLLNVVKKQCEASKDRCKNLESVNSNIALNEASLKEILTYYGDTMANARMNYSMGIFKSQLKNAKEAFGSNTKYDTYVDTYYRHLDGYKKLSKDSSKNHKLWTEDCSKVGKGK encoded by the coding sequence ATGTTTAAGCATATAGGAAAAGTTGCAGCTGCAGTTTCTATTGTACTTGGCTCAAATGCCTACTGCAGTGATGATGCTGTGAAAATCTTCAATCCTAATCCTCAGAAGGATGATGTTGTCATACCTATGCCATGTGACAGGGTAATGGTTTTTAAAAAGGTATATACCTCGAATGATCCTAAAAAAATCAAGGATAAGAACTACAATGCAGGTTCTGCCCAGAACAAGTCTCCTATGGCTCAGAACCCTAATCTGCGATATGTTCAGGGGTCTCTGCACGATTCAAAAGGCTATTATTTTCTAATGGCAAAGTATGAGCTTATGGCTGGTCAGTATGATGCACTTGTAAACTCCGATAAGTGTGATTCTCTGAAACTTAACAAGTTATCAAGACTTCCTGCAGTAAAACTCTCCTATTTTGATGCCATGAATGCAGCTCACAGTTATTCTCTGTTTCTGCAACAGGCAAAGGGCAGTTTCAAGTCAGAGGATAATACGGTAGCCTATGCCAGACTTGCCTCAGATGATGAGTGGGAGTTTGCTGCTCGAGGGGGCAATGCTGTAACTCAGAGTCAGTTTGAAGCTAATCTGCCTCCGATGGAGAATGACGATATTTCATTGTATGCTTGGTTTGACGGACCACAGAGCGCGAATGGAAAGCTACAGCTTGCTGGTCTGAAAAAGCCTAATCCTTTGGGCCTTTATGACATGCTGGGTAATGCACAGGAGATGATCCTGGAGCCTTTTAAGGCGGTAAGAACTGGAAGACTGCTTGGTCTGTCAGGCGGTGTCTGTGTACGTGGTGGCAGTTACTTAACACCAAAGGATTCACTTGCTAGTTCTTTTCGTACAGAAAAGCCTCTTTACGTAAATGGAGCTGATGTTGTATCTAGTGATACGTCAACCAGATTTGTGCTTTCTGTTCCTGTGGCTCAGAGTACTGATGAGGTAAAAAAACTCAATTCTGATGTTGAGTCTCTTGGAGATCATGATTCTCAGGAAGAATCTGATAATGTGTTAGCCTCAGCAAAAAAACGCATTGAACAGTATGAAGCTGAGAATAAGAAAGTACAGGATGCTTTCAAAAAGGAAACTGACAGCCTGAAAGAGCAGAATTCATCTTTGAATGCACTGAATTCAGATCTGGAAAAGAAAAGTGACAAGCTGCAGAAACTTAATGAAAGTCTTATGTCTTTGAATGATTCCCTGAATACTTCTAATTCAAAACTTTTAGCTGAGTTGAAGGATCTGAAGGATAAGATTACTACTGCCAATGCTCAGGCTGAGTCTATGAAGGAGGTTGCTGTTACAGCAAATCTCAGACTAGGAGGATTCCTCTGCAAAACTGTAAATGACGGTGCCAATACCCTGGGGTATTACAGGAATCTTCTGAATGTTGTGAAAAAACAGTGTGAGGCTTCAAAGGATCGCTGCAAGAACCTTGAATCAGTTAATTCTAATATTGCACTAAATGAAGCCTCCTTAAAAGAAATTCTGACTTACTATGGTGATACCATGGCCAATGCCCGTATGAACTACAGTATGGGAATTTTTAAGTCTCAGCTTAAAAATGCCAAGGAAGCTTTTGGTTCAAATACAAAATACGATACCTATGTTGATACATATTACCGTCATCTGGATGGCTATAAGAAACTGTCAAAGGATTCTTCTAAGAACCATAAACTCTGGACTGAAGATTGCAGCAAGGTTGGAAAGGGAAAGTAA
- a CDS encoding ABC transporter permease, with product MILKLALCSLRFDKIISICIVASLCAVIAPLLLLFSLRFGIISNLEHKLSSNPSNLEIRMMSGYRLDQQFFDALKNNPHIGFVIPLTRSLSVTANISFNGRIVQNLETLPTAAGDPIVREMGFDGELSLTEAYLSETTAQDLGLKPGDTFKFVISRITDNKTVNAVVPFTLKGIVKKELLPHKTIMVNFNTLVYMEDFRDGFEPPVFSDGSNPNSERQNFAKARIYVKSLNDLEPVSRMLRQNYSITDKLASVENLKAISKVLSFIFTTIALTSIAGGVMATIGLIFTNLSRLEKTFALLFLSGLSKGGVFFIVVIQNFILSVCAYLCSLGLFYAGMFTFNLYFKDLLGPETLVSILTVSHVVTGGLMTVFICVLVSMVLCRFKVLNLKVADSLRNV from the coding sequence ATGATACTAAAGTTAGCACTGTGCTCTCTGCGATTTGACAAGATTATAAGCATCTGTATTGTTGCTTCTCTGTGTGCTGTGATTGCGCCTCTTTTACTGCTGTTTTCACTGCGTTTTGGAATTATTTCTAATCTTGAACATAAACTGAGCTCAAATCCCTCTAATCTTGAAATCAGAATGATGTCCGGATACAGACTTGATCAGCAGTTTTTTGATGCATTAAAGAATAATCCTCATATCGGTTTTGTAATTCCGCTGACTCGCTCGTTGAGTGTAACTGCAAATATCAGCTTTAATGGCAGAATTGTCCAGAATCTTGAAACTCTGCCAACAGCTGCAGGTGATCCTATTGTCAGAGAAATGGGCTTTGATGGTGAACTGTCTTTGACTGAAGCTTATCTGTCAGAAACTACAGCGCAGGACTTAGGACTTAAGCCAGGAGATACTTTCAAATTCGTAATCTCAAGAATTACAGATAATAAAACGGTTAATGCGGTTGTACCTTTTACTCTCAAAGGCATCGTCAAAAAGGAGCTTCTTCCACATAAGACTATTATGGTAAATTTCAATACCCTGGTTTATATGGAAGACTTCCGTGATGGCTTTGAACCTCCCGTATTTTCTGATGGCTCAAATCCAAATTCTGAGAGACAGAATTTTGCCAAAGCAAGAATTTATGTGAAGAGCTTAAATGATTTAGAACCAGTTTCAAGAATGCTCCGTCAGAATTATTCAATCACTGATAAGCTTGCATCAGTTGAGAATCTGAAGGCTATCTCAAAAGTGCTATCCTTTATTTTTACAACCATAGCGCTAACTTCAATTGCTGGTGGTGTTATGGCAACGATTGGTCTAATTTTTACCAATCTTTCAAGACTTGAGAAAACTTTCGCTCTGCTGTTCTTAAGTGGACTGTCCAAAGGTGGCGTTTTCTTTATTGTCGTAATTCAGAATTTCATTCTCTCAGTCTGTGCGTATCTGTGTTCTCTTGGACTGTTTTATGCGGGAATGTTTACATTTAATCTATATTTCAAGGATCTTTTGGGACCTGAGACTTTAGTAAGTATCCTTACTGTATCCCATGTGGTTACAGGAGGCCTTATGACTGTGTTTATCTGTGTGCTGGTAAGTATGGTTTTATGTCGTTTCAAGGTGCTGAATCTTAAAGTTGCGGATAGTTTAAGAAATGTTTAA
- a CDS encoding SrfA family protein has translation MASRLLNSGDLKNYFAIGEDGVLVWQRADAFRSSIITSEQLGQKYADYLAVPRFTADGSHVDWFIPFAADNKQGEYSVVAWTAASPAEKRAAMEELNRLNEKFLNYGFNLQARALNANDRLFAHFLTGTGDSDAVNPAIHFPDETCVYIVNGRPVITFWGFLNRGDTLSGDPFSRLRASLPPVGGAASVRPAVTAAPVAATPHKWCWLLVPLLLLLLPLLAYLIWWWFFARIHGLPLFGSFPDLGNLSLEPAQKTLVVPDKEKVVRLDDGTVVNVDGVNPQTNVPVVDGQQSVPENLVPDASQGTVEEPAVNAPVAEDPNANQTETPAQEEPAVPDSQENQNTDNENQNAETPQQNSPDNSQNVPEPPQLSEDKSAASDGPQLSNTDLSSGDISKLDGTWKVNSTIVDKKTNKPLQLEYNFKDGKGTATISQKNGVKCTGNVNGGLTGGALTIQGNSIANCTDGSSYAMPKVVCKPGKDGNSDCTSSYDGKSSGTTKSEFPMTLHR, from the coding sequence ATGGCATCTAGATTACTTAACAGTGGTGATTTGAAGAATTATTTTGCCATTGGTGAGGATGGTGTTCTGGTATGGCAAAGAGCAGATGCATTCAGATCCTCTATTATTACTTCAGAACAGCTTGGTCAGAAATATGCCGATTATCTGGCTGTCCCAAGATTTACTGCTGATGGCTCTCATGTCGACTGGTTTATCCCTTTTGCAGCAGACAATAAGCAGGGGGAGTACAGTGTGGTTGCCTGGACTGCAGCTTCACCTGCCGAAAAGAGAGCTGCAATGGAAGAACTGAACAGGCTGAATGAGAAATTCTTAAATTATGGTTTTAATCTTCAGGCTCGTGCTCTAAATGCCAATGACAGACTGTTTGCTCATTTTCTGACCGGAACCGGTGACAGCGATGCTGTAAATCCAGCCATTCACTTTCCAGATGAAACCTGTGTTTATATTGTAAATGGCCGCCCTGTAATTACTTTCTGGGGATTTTTGAATCGAGGCGATACTTTATCAGGTGATCCTTTCTCAAGATTAAGAGCCTCTCTGCCTCCTGTTGGTGGTGCTGCTTCTGTAAGACCAGCAGTAACAGCTGCTCCAGTCGCTGCGACACCTCATAAGTGGTGCTGGCTGCTGGTGCCTTTACTTTTACTGCTACTACCTCTGCTTGCTTATCTTATATGGTGGTGGTTCTTTGCAAGAATCCACGGACTGCCTTTATTCGGTAGTTTTCCTGATCTTGGAAATCTTTCTCTTGAGCCAGCTCAAAAAACACTGGTTGTGCCTGATAAGGAGAAGGTTGTCCGTCTTGATGATGGTACCGTTGTAAATGTTGACGGAGTAAATCCTCAGACAAATGTTCCTGTAGTCGATGGTCAGCAGAGTGTTCCTGAGAATCTGGTTCCGGATGCTTCTCAGGGAACAGTTGAGGAGCCTGCTGTAAACGCCCCAGTAGCAGAAGATCCTAATGCTAATCAGACAGAAACTCCTGCTCAGGAGGAGCCTGCTGTTCCTGATTCTCAGGAAAATCAGAATACCGATAATGAAAATCAGAATGCTGAAACACCTCAGCAGAACAGTCCAGATAACAGTCAGAATGTTCCCGAACCTCCACAGCTTAGTGAAGATAAATCTGCAGCGTCTGATGGTCCTCAGCTATCTAATACTGATTTGAGCAGCGGAGATATTTCAAAACTTGATGGAACCTGGAAGGTTAATTCAACTATTGTTGACAAAAAGACAAACAAACCCCTTCAGCTTGAATATAATTTTAAAGATGGAAAGGGAACTGCTACTATTTCTCAGAAAAATGGAGTTAAATGTACAGGTAATGTAAACGGTGGTTTAACTGGAGGTGCGTTAACTATTCAGGGAAACTCCATTGCTAACTGTACCGACGGTTCCTCTTATGCTATGCCTAAGGTTGTATGTAAGCCTGGTAAGGATGGAAATTCAGACTGTACATCATCCTATGATGGAAAGTCATCAGGTACCACAAAGTCTGAGTTCCCTATGACATTGCACAGGTAG
- a CDS encoding ABC transporter ATP-binding protein, whose translation MGTYLKVRDFSFSYPKRDEKSGYTIHLNSLDMDPGSVLAVTGVSGCGKSTLLEGLALLRENSSFGQYYIDDKNVLSEKSEKKRLIRSALMGYMPQSGGLIPYLNIKENLKFQIDISNISKKKLNLDTEDTSVLLKRSLELFDDFGLGDVLSQYPHELSIGQRQRAVFFKSICHNPKILFIDEPTSSLDPQNGDKLISVMLEVCSKYSMCVLMVTHDLLLVRKHSLSVLDYESVDAQSGMFVYRGTV comes from the coding sequence GTGGGTACTTATTTAAAAGTTAGGGATTTCTCTTTTAGCTATCCTAAACGAGACGAGAAGAGTGGTTATACTATTCACCTTAATTCTCTTGATATGGATCCAGGCTCAGTCCTGGCTGTAACAGGAGTGTCGGGATGTGGTAAATCCACTCTTTTAGAAGGTCTTGCTCTTTTAAGAGAGAACAGTAGCTTTGGTCAGTACTATATTGACGATAAGAATGTCTTGTCTGAAAAATCAGAGAAAAAACGTTTGATCCGTTCTGCTCTTATGGGCTATATGCCTCAGAGTGGCGGGCTGATTCCGTATCTTAATATCAAAGAAAACCTTAAGTTTCAGATAGATATCTCAAATATTTCCAAAAAGAAACTGAATTTAGATACAGAAGACACATCTGTCCTATTAAAAAGATCTCTTGAACTTTTTGATGACTTTGGCCTCGGAGATGTTCTTTCACAATACCCTCATGAACTCTCTATCGGACAGCGTCAGCGTGCAGTGTTCTTTAAGAGTATCTGTCATAATCCAAAGATTCTATTTATTGATGAACCAACATCCTCTCTTGATCCTCAGAATGGAGACAAACTGATTTCTGTGATGCTTGAGGTTTGCTCAAAATACAGTATGTGTGTGCTGATGGTTACTCATGATCTTCTTCTTGTTAGAAAACACAGTCTAAGTGTTCTGGATTATGAGTCTGTTGATGCACAGAGCGGAATGTTTGTGTACAGGGGAACAGTATGA